Proteins found in one Mycobacteriales bacterium genomic segment:
- a CDS encoding thioredoxin family protein, giving the protein MDLVWRVVVLALAVGAAGAVGVWRRRTDGRLRSTAPGEVLDEGALRAPLGSRATLVQFSTDFCQPCRAAHRLLAASAAGIPGVEHVEVDAAVRDDLVRRFGVRRTPTLLVLDPAGRVVRRAAGVPAAADIEAALAEAGVR; this is encoded by the coding sequence GTGGACTTGGTGTGGCGGGTCGTGGTGCTGGCGCTGGCGGTCGGGGCGGCGGGGGCGGTCGGGGTGTGGCGGCGGCGTACGGACGGGCGGCTGCGGAGCACCGCGCCGGGTGAGGTGCTGGACGAGGGGGCGCTGCGGGCGCCGCTCGGGTCCCGGGCGACGCTGGTCCAGTTCTCCACCGACTTCTGCCAGCCCTGCCGGGCCGCGCACCGGCTGCTGGCCGCCTCGGCCGCCGGCATTCCGGGCGTCGAGCACGTCGAGGTCGACGCGGCCGTCCGGGACGACCTGGTCCGCCGGTTCGGGGTTCGCCGGACACCGACGCTGCTGGTGCTCGACCCGGCCGGCCGGGTGGTGCGCCGGGCCGCGGGCGTGCCGGCCGCCGCCGACATCGAGGCCGCGCTGGCCGAGGCTGGCGTCCGATGA
- a CDS encoding DUF4395 domain-containing protein, translating into MIDPRGPRFAAAITAVVLAVALLTGSIWVLAVQVVVFATGALRGVGAAPYGWVYRTLVRPRLGPPGEREDARPPRFAQTVGLVVTGLGLALALAGVPWAVEISAGLGLIAAFLNSVFGLCLGCELYLWAKRARVA; encoded by the coding sequence ATGATCGACCCGCGCGGACCCCGGTTCGCCGCCGCGATCACCGCGGTGGTGCTCGCGGTCGCCCTGCTCACCGGCAGCATCTGGGTGCTGGCGGTGCAGGTCGTCGTGTTCGCGACCGGCGCGCTCCGGGGCGTCGGCGCCGCGCCGTACGGGTGGGTCTACCGGACGCTGGTCCGGCCCCGGCTCGGTCCGCCGGGCGAGCGGGAGGACGCGCGGCCGCCGCGGTTCGCGCAGACTGTCGGGCTCGTCGTCACCGGGCTCGGCCTCGCGCTGGCGCTGGCCGGGGTGCCGTGGGCGGTCGAGATCTCCGCGGGCCTCGGGCTGATCGCGGCGTTCCTCAACTCCGTGTTCGGGCTGTGCCTCGGGTGTGAGCTCTACCTCTGGGCGAAGCGGGCGCGGGTCGCCTAG
- a CDS encoding sugar phosphate isomerase/epimerase: MPRATVGLSTASVYPESTASAFEIAARLGYDGVEVMVWTDPVSQDPDALLKLSDHYAVPILAVHAPCLLITQRVWGTEPWVKLERARAAADKLGAKTVVVHPPFRWQRDYARGFRQGIERMADETDVRFAVENMFPLRVRGREVSAYAPDWDPTIDAHRAYTLDLSHTAVSHSEPLELAAVMGTRLAHVHIADGTGLAKDEHLVPGRGSQPCGELLEHLAGQGFAGSVVVEVNTRRAADREEREADLAEALAFTRLHLVSSTAPVG, from the coding sequence GTGCCGCGGGCGACGGTCGGCCTGTCGACGGCGTCGGTCTACCCGGAGTCCACCGCGTCCGCGTTCGAGATCGCCGCCCGCCTCGGCTACGACGGCGTGGAGGTCATGGTCTGGACCGACCCGGTCAGCCAGGACCCGGACGCGCTGCTGAAGCTGTCGGACCACTACGCGGTGCCGATCCTGGCCGTGCACGCGCCCTGCCTGCTCATCACCCAGCGGGTCTGGGGCACCGAGCCCTGGGTCAAGCTGGAGCGGGCCCGGGCCGCCGCCGACAAGCTGGGCGCGAAGACCGTCGTGGTGCACCCGCCGTTCCGCTGGCAGCGCGACTACGCCCGCGGCTTCCGGCAGGGCATCGAGCGGATGGCCGACGAGACCGACGTCCGGTTCGCGGTGGAGAACATGTTCCCGCTGCGGGTCCGCGGCCGGGAGGTCTCGGCGTACGCGCCGGACTGGGACCCGACGATCGACGCCCACCGCGCGTACACGCTGGACCTGAGCCACACCGCGGTCAGCCACAGCGAGCCGCTGGAGCTGGCCGCCGTGATGGGCACCCGGCTCGCGCACGTGCACATCGCCGACGGCACCGGCCTGGCCAAGGACGAGCACCTGGTGCCCGGCCGCGGCAGCCAGCCCTGCGGCGAGCTGCTGGAGCACCTCGCCGGCCAGGGCTTCGCCGGCTCGGTGGTGGTCGAGGTGAACACCCGGCGAGCCGCGGACCGGGAGGAGCGGGAGGCCGACCTGGCCGAGGCGCTCGCGTTCACCCGGCTGCATCTGGTGTCGAGCACCGCGCCCGTAGGCTGA
- a CDS encoding proline dehydrogenase family protein, with protein sequence MRSLILAASRNSRVEHLVETAPLTRNVVHRFVPGPAEDDAIAATRTLVADGLTVSLDHLGEDTADPEQAAAAAKAYLSVLDRLAADGLTPEAEVSVKLSAVGQALPGDGERIALEHAHLICAAAERAGTTVTLDMEDHTTTDSTLRILAEVRKDFPSTGAVLQAHLKRTEGDCRDLATAGSRVRLCKGAYEEPASVALRDRAEVDKSYVRCLSVLMAGPGRPMVATHDPRLIAIAQDRAAANDRTLDSYEFQMLFGIRPQEQLRLAAAGHPVRVYTPYGVDWYGYFMRRLAERPANVAFFLRALATRS encoded by the coding sequence ATGCGCTCGCTGATCCTCGCGGCATCCCGGAATTCCCGGGTGGAGCACCTGGTCGAGACCGCGCCGCTGACCCGCAACGTGGTGCACCGGTTCGTGCCCGGCCCGGCCGAGGACGACGCGATCGCCGCCACCCGGACGCTGGTCGCCGACGGCCTGACCGTGAGCCTCGACCATCTCGGCGAGGACACCGCCGACCCGGAGCAGGCGGCCGCGGCGGCCAAGGCGTACCTGTCCGTGCTGGACCGGCTGGCGGCCGACGGGCTGACCCCGGAGGCCGAGGTCAGCGTCAAGCTGTCGGCGGTCGGCCAGGCGCTGCCCGGGGACGGCGAGCGGATCGCGCTGGAGCACGCGCACCTGATCTGCGCGGCGGCCGAGCGGGCCGGGACCACGGTCACGCTCGACATGGAGGACCACACCACCACCGACTCGACGCTGCGGATCCTGGCCGAGGTCCGCAAGGACTTCCCGTCCACCGGCGCGGTCCTGCAGGCCCACCTCAAGCGGACCGAGGGCGACTGCCGGGACCTGGCCACGGCCGGCTCCCGGGTCCGCCTCTGCAAGGGCGCGTACGAGGAGCCCGCGAGCGTGGCCCTCCGGGACCGCGCCGAGGTGGACAAGTCGTACGTGCGCTGCCTGTCGGTGCTGATGGCCGGGCCCGGGCGGCCGATGGTCGCCACCCACGACCCCCGGCTGATCGCGATCGCGCAGGACCGGGCGGCCGCGAACGACCGGACCCTCGACTCGTACGAGTTCCAGATGCTGTTCGGGATCCGGCCGCAGGAGCAGCTCCGGCTGGCCGCGGCCGGGCACCCCGTCCGCGTCTACACCCCGTACGGCGTGGACTGGTACGGCTACTTCATGCGCCGGCTGGCCGAGCGACCGGCCAACGTGGCCTTCTTCCTGCGCGCGCTGGCGACGCGGTCGTGA
- the proC gene encoding pyrroline-5-carboxylate reductase, which produces MTRLAVLGAGKLGEALLSGLLRAGRAPEDVVVVVRRAERAKELEERHGVRAVPAAEAAGADVLMVTVKPQDIDALVGEVAPHVSRESLVISLAAGIPTSFYAKRLAPGVPVVRVMTNTPVLVDEAMSAISAGEHASEKHLALTEELLRPVGKVVRVPETQQDAVTALSGSGPAYFYYLVEAMIDAGILLGIPRAVAADLLVQTALGSAVMLRDAGEHPVKLREAVTSPAGTTINAIRELEKHGVRAALLDAIEAARDRSAELGRLHE; this is translated from the coding sequence GTGACCAGGCTGGCCGTCCTGGGGGCGGGCAAGCTGGGCGAGGCCCTGCTGTCCGGGCTGCTGCGGGCCGGGCGCGCGCCCGAGGACGTCGTGGTCGTGGTCCGGCGGGCCGAGCGGGCCAAGGAGCTGGAGGAGCGGCACGGCGTGCGGGCGGTGCCGGCGGCCGAGGCGGCCGGCGCGGACGTGCTCATGGTGACGGTGAAGCCGCAGGACATCGACGCGCTGGTCGGGGAGGTCGCGCCGCACGTCTCCCGGGAGTCGCTGGTGATCTCGCTGGCCGCCGGCATTCCGACTTCCTTCTACGCCAAGCGGCTGGCGCCGGGCGTGCCGGTGGTCCGGGTCATGACCAACACCCCGGTGCTGGTCGACGAGGCGATGAGCGCGATCTCGGCCGGCGAGCACGCGAGCGAGAAGCACCTCGCGCTGACCGAGGAGCTGCTGCGCCCGGTCGGCAAGGTGGTCCGGGTGCCGGAGACGCAGCAGGACGCGGTGACCGCGCTGTCCGGCAGCGGCCCGGCGTACTTCTACTACCTGGTCGAGGCGATGATCGACGCCGGCATCCTGCTCGGCATCCCGCGGGCGGTGGCCGCGGACCTGCTGGTGCAGACCGCGCTCGGCTCCGCCGTGATGCTCCGGGACGCCGGCGAGCACCCGGTCAAACTGCGCGAGGCCGTGACCTCGCCCGCCGGTACGACGATCAACGCGATCCGCGAGCTGGAGAAGCACGGCGTCCGGGCGGCGCTGCTGGACGCGATCGAGGCTGCCCGGGACCGCTCGGCCGAGCTGGGCCGCCTGCACGAGTGA
- a CDS encoding efflux RND transporter periplasmic adaptor subunit: MRLPRKGATAAVAGCAVLLTGCTGSSSDIQIAAVGRSTVSEVVEAPATVQAAATTTLTSPAAGSVEQVFVKDGQRVGAGALIAHISSPQTDSRLTQARSALAQVDSAGPTSPALLSGGAQSQADTSAQGAFDAARRAAAAIPDPRLRATALTQIATAEHQYQLAAAQARAAISAINSGIGNLNSAIASLTSAQRLQARTAVQVAQNAVDALDVIAPIAGTVQLGGTTAAASSSTDLSGVLSQLPADQQQQAASALGGGSVPTGGDGVQTTGPLTPGTPVTAGTTLATVVDVSTLSLEADVDETDVFLVKPGVRAEAELDAVPGARYRATVASVGLSPTQSARGGVSYRARLTLSGGTMPDGTVAPTPRPGMSAVADLQVRTARDAVSVPAAAIVRDGNRDAVWVVEGRAARRRNVTVGTQGEDAVAVTAGLRVGEQVVVRGADQVREGQELS; this comes from the coding sequence GTGAGGCTGCCGCGCAAGGGCGCCACCGCGGCGGTCGCCGGGTGCGCCGTGCTGTTGACCGGGTGCACCGGGAGCTCGTCGGACATCCAGATCGCCGCCGTCGGCCGGTCCACGGTGAGCGAGGTGGTCGAGGCGCCGGCGACCGTGCAGGCCGCGGCGACGACCACGCTGACCTCCCCGGCCGCCGGCAGCGTGGAGCAGGTCTTCGTCAAGGACGGCCAGCGGGTCGGCGCCGGGGCGCTGATCGCGCACATCTCCTCGCCGCAGACCGACTCCCGGCTGACTCAGGCCCGGTCCGCGCTCGCCCAGGTCGACTCTGCGGGGCCGACGAGCCCCGCGCTGCTGTCCGGCGGCGCCCAGTCCCAGGCCGACACCAGCGCGCAGGGCGCCTTCGACGCAGCCAGGCGGGCCGCGGCGGCGATCCCGGACCCGCGGCTGAGGGCGACCGCGCTGACCCAGATCGCCACCGCCGAGCACCAGTACCAGCTGGCCGCCGCCCAGGCCCGGGCCGCGATCAGCGCGATCAACTCCGGCATCGGCAACCTGAACTCGGCCATCGCCTCGCTCACCTCGGCCCAGCGGCTGCAGGCCCGGACCGCGGTCCAGGTCGCGCAGAACGCGGTCGACGCGCTCGACGTGATCGCGCCGATCGCCGGGACCGTGCAGCTCGGCGGCACCACAGCAGCCGCCAGCAGCAGCACGGACCTCTCCGGCGTGCTGTCCCAGCTGCCCGCGGACCAGCAGCAGCAGGCCGCGTCGGCGCTGGGTGGAGGCTCGGTGCCGACCGGCGGCGACGGCGTCCAGACCACGGGCCCGCTCACCCCCGGCACCCCGGTCACCGCCGGCACGACGCTGGCCACCGTCGTCGACGTGTCCACCCTGTCGCTGGAGGCCGACGTCGACGAGACCGACGTCTTCCTGGTCAAGCCCGGGGTCAGGGCCGAGGCCGAGCTGGACGCGGTCCCGGGCGCGCGGTACCGGGCGACGGTCGCCTCGGTCGGGCTGTCCCCGACCCAGTCCGCCCGCGGCGGCGTCAGCTACCGGGCCCGACTGACCCTCTCCGGCGGCACCATGCCCGACGGCACCGTCGCCCCGACCCCGCGGCCGGGGATGAGCGCCGTCGCCGACCTCCAGGTCCGTACGGCGAGGGACGCGGTCTCGGTGCCCGCCGCCGCCATCGTGCGGGACGGCAACCGGGACGCGGTCTGGGTGGTCGAGGGCAGGGCGGCCCGGCGCCGGAACGTCACGGTCGGCACCCAGGGCGAGGACGCGGTCGCGGTGACGGCCGGTCTGCGGGTCGGCGAGCAGGTTGTCGTCCGCGGCGCGGACCAGGTCCGGGAGGGGCAGGAGCTGTCCTGA
- a CDS encoding ABC transporter ATP-binding protein: protein MQALRGVSLRVEPGGYVAVVGPSGSGKSTLMHLLGALDRPSAGTLRVGGRDVATLSQDELAHARNETIGFVFQAFQLLPRTSAVDNVAMPLVYRGVRRGERRRRAETALAAVGMQHRLDHTPNQLSGGEQQRVAIARALVGDPQVILADEPTGNLDSVRGAEVMDLLEALNRDRGVALVVVTHDLEIAARARRQLRMRDGQAELWERDEAGSP from the coding sequence GTGCAGGCTCTCCGGGGGGTCTCGCTCCGGGTGGAACCGGGCGGCTACGTCGCCGTGGTGGGCCCGTCCGGCTCGGGCAAGTCGACGCTGATGCACCTGCTCGGCGCGCTCGACCGGCCGTCCGCCGGGACCCTGCGGGTCGGCGGCCGGGACGTGGCCACGCTGAGCCAGGACGAGCTGGCGCACGCCCGGAACGAGACGATCGGCTTCGTCTTCCAGGCCTTCCAGCTGCTGCCGCGCACGTCCGCGGTCGACAACGTGGCCATGCCGCTGGTCTACCGGGGTGTGCGGCGGGGCGAGCGGCGGCGCCGGGCCGAGACGGCGCTGGCCGCGGTCGGCATGCAGCACCGCCTGGACCACACCCCCAACCAGCTCTCCGGCGGCGAGCAGCAGCGGGTCGCGATCGCCCGGGCCCTGGTCGGCGACCCGCAGGTGATCCTGGCCGACGAGCCGACCGGCAACCTCGACAGCGTCCGCGGCGCCGAGGTGATGGACCTGCTGGAGGCGCTCAACCGGGATCGCGGGGTCGCGCTGGTCGTGGTCACCCACGACCTGGAGATCGCCGCCCGGGCCCGTCGTCAGCTGCGGATGCGGGACGGCCAGGCCGAGCTGTGGGAGCGCGATGAGGCCGGGTCTCCATGA